The following is a genomic window from Malus sylvestris chromosome 12, drMalSylv7.2, whole genome shotgun sequence.
tgtGGCCGAAACAAGAAAATGATAGGCCATACAAATATATAACAAGAATTGGAACATATAATCATATCGGTACATAATATAATCATATTTTCCTACCAACATCTTTTTAAATAGATAACATATCTtagtaaaaaaatttcaatacaTGACATATCCAACCAAACTGTTTTAAATAGATAACATATAGCTATGTCATTCAATCATTCTTGTGGCATAGTTGGTCATGTGTAGGATTTGTGTTAGGAAATGCATTTTATTCCTTTTGTTGTAATTTCAGTTTAGTAAATAAAAGGGTTTGTCCTTTAGTGAGTGGTTATGTAATGGAATGCTGAGTTGGCATTTCTGAGTGGAAAGGCTACTTAAATGGAGCAATGGCCTCATTGCTCCTCAGACTAATATTTGAGTATTATTAATTGAAAGTCACACGAGTTTCTTGCTCGTCTTCTACCTCTTCCACTCCATATCTTCCTTGCTACATTGTACAGGTTGAGCAGGTTCTTAACATTGGTATCACCCCATTTTGATCCTGGATCCCTCTTTGTATGCCCGCTACAATCCAAACACTCGCTTATCTCTCATGGACGCTCGAGTTGCTGCTTTGGAATCTTCTGTTGCTGCCCTCTCTGATTCCATCGATTCAAAAATGGCGATGTTCTTCGAACAATTTCGTCGGGAGCAAGCTTGTGCTCGTGGGAGCGGAGGTTCCACTTCTGATACTGATCCTCCTCCCCAACCACTCATCGCCGATCCTCACGATTCCGGCGACCTTGATCCTCATCGGCCTCGCCATAACTGGCAACCTCGCATCGATTTTCCCCGATTCACTCCGGGTGAAGACCCACTTGCTTGGATTTATAAATCGGAACAGTTTTTCACCTACTATTCCATTCCTGAGCTTCAGAAGGTCTTAACGGTCTCGTTTCACTTGGAAGGAGAGGCACTCCAGTGGTTTCGATGGCACGATTGCTTGCGCACCACTCCTCAGTGGGGGGATTTCACACATGCATTTTGCAAAGAATTTGGGCCCTCTGAGTTTGAAGACAGTGCCGAAGCGCTCTTCAAATTGAAACAATCAGGTACTCTCAAAGATTACATCACTGAATTTAGGCGTTTGGCAAATAGAACCCATGATTTAGGGCCTCTATTGTTAAAGAGTTGTTTCTTGGGTGGATTGAAACGTGAACTTAAATATGATGTTAAGCTTCTGCGCCCTTCTGATGTGCATGATGTCATTTCAATTGCCTTACAACTTGATGCTAAATTGTGTGATTTGAAGAGTGGCTATACTAAGCCTTTTCCACAGCCTCGTGTGTTACACACCCCTACTACACCACACATCACTCCTAGTGTTAAACCCTCTAATTTCCCTGTGAAGAGGTTAACTCCTGCGGAAATTCAGCGCAAAAGGGAGAAGGGTGAGTGCTGGTTTTGTGATGAAAAGTGGCGCATGGGACATAATTGTGCTAATAAGTAACTCCTCATGCTTGATCTAGCTTACCCTGAAGAGGAGATCACCACCCCATTGCTAGAAGAACCACCACCTGAAATTTTACAAATGGAACTTAGTGAATGTGCGTTTTATGGCACACTTGCTAGGCCCACTGTGAAAACAATGAAAGTCATCGGTTCAGTGAATGGTCACCAAGTCACAGTTCTCTTAGATTCTGGAAGCACCCATAATTTTGTGGATTCTAGACTCCTTAAGAAATTTGCTTGGCACACTCAACCTACTAAACCATTTGAAGTGATGATTGCGGATGGGGGTAAGGTTAGTAGTTCAGGTTGCTGCACTGATGCTGCTTTATCAATTGGGGGTTATGAATGTGGTGTGGATCTATACTCTTTTGCCATTAGGAGGGTGTGACATCGTATTAGGGGTCCACTGGCTTTCCTCAGTTAGCCCGGTTCTATGGGATTTCCAGCTACTAACTATGGAATTTGCCAAGAATGGTTCTCAGTATAAGCTCATTCATAGTGACTCACCTGCTCCACTGATTCAAGAGGTGACTCTTCAACAGCTTGACAAAGAGATTTTCAACTCTAATTTGGGCTTGTTCCTTTACTCCATTGAAGATAAAATGGTTGAAGCTTGTGAGTTAAACCCCTTGCAACTTAAGCAACTACAAGAGGTGTTGGGGCAGTTTGACACCATTTTTGTCTTACCTACTGAGCTACCGCCGAGTAGGGTTCACAATCATCAAATTCCACTCGTTCCTGGATCTAAGCCCCCTAATATACGACCCTACCATTATGGTCCTTTGCAAAAGACTGAGATTGAAAAAGCAATTCAAGAACTCCTTAAGGCAGGTTTTATCCGACCAAGCCACAGTCCTTTCTCTTGTCCAGTTCTCCttgtgaagaaaaaagaaggaacCTGGAGAATGTGTATGGACTACAGGGAGCTTAATGCCATAACAATCAAGGATAAGTACCCTATTCCTCTGATTGATGATCTCTTAGATGAACTACATGGTGCTCTGTTTTTCTCTAAGCTTGATTTACGGTCCGGTTATCATCAACTTTTGATGCATCCTCAAGACATTGAAAAAACTGCTTTTAGAACCCATGAAGGTCACTATGAGTTCTTAGTGATGCCTTTTGGACTCACTAATGCTCCTGCGACATTCCAAAGCCTTATGAATGATATATTCAGACCCCACTTGCGGCATTTCATCCTTGTGTTCTTCGACGACATATTGGTCTACAGTAAGACTTGGGAAGACCATTTGTTACATCTTAAAATGACCTTTGAAGTGTTGCAGCAGCACCAACTTTATGTTAAAAAGCAGAAATGTGCTTTTGGTCAAAGTAGAGTGGAATATTTGGGCCATGTCATATCAAGCAAAGGTGTAGAGGCTGATCCCTCCAAGATTCAGGCTATCGTGGACTGGCCTAAGCCTACTACAGTGAAAGAATTGAGAGGTTTCCTTGGTCTCACAGGTTATTACAGGAAATTTGTGCCTGGTTTTGGCAAAATCTGCCAACCCCTTTACCAGATGACTAAGAAAGATGGCTTTTTGTGGACCCCAGCAGCTGAAGTAGCTTTCCAGAATCTCAAGGATACTATGACCTCTCCACAGGTCCTTGCTCTGCCTGATTTTACATTGCCATTTGAGTTGGAATGTGATGCTTCGGATAACGGCATTGGTGCGGTTCTCCAGCAACAAGGGAGACCCATTGCGTTTACCAGTCGAGCCTTAGGACCTAAGAATCAAGCTCTCTCCACCTATGAGAGAGAACTCATTGCAATTGTATAGGCTGTCAAGAAATGGCAGTCCTACCTTCAGGGTAGACATTTTATAATCAAGACTGACCACTGCagcttgaaatattttttaaaccaaaggGCTTATACCACATTCCAAATTGATGGGATTTGATTATGAAATTCATTTTAAGAAGGGGGTTGATAACGTAGTTGCTGATGCCCTCTCTAGAAGACAAGTCACAGATCATGACACTCAGTGTTCTACTGGGGTAAATCATTCATCCATGAGTTGTCAAGCTATCTCTTATCCCTATTTTGGGTGGTTGGATGAATTAAGAAGATACAATGAAGAAGATGCTTGGATCAAGCAAAAAAGGGCAGCGGTTACATCCTTGGGGAGTGGAACAACCAGTGATTCTAAGTTAGCCCATTATCATCTTGATAATGGCTTACTCAAGTACAAGTCTAGGATAGTAATCAGCCCCAATTCCACTTGGAAGCTTAAGCTTTTAACTGAGCATCATTCAACACCTGCAGCAGGGCACCAAGGTGTATTGAAGACCTATCATAGACTAAAAAGGGGTTtttattggccaggtatgaagGGCGACATAAAGACATATATCTCAGAGTGTAATACTTGCCAACAAAACAAGTATGAAACTCTATCTCCTCCTGGTTTACTTCAACCTTTGCCAATTCCTCAAAAAATATGGACTGATATAAGCATGGATTTCATTGTGGGATTACCATCTTGCAAAGGCAAAACTGTCATTTTTGTGGTAGTAGATAGGCTTACTAAGTATGCTCACTTCTTAGCTTTAGCTCATCCCTATACTGCCGTGACTGTGGCTCAGTTGTTTGTTGATAACATATTCAAGCTGCATGGAATGCCATCTACAATTGTGAGTGACAGAGATTCGTTGTTCCTAAGCTCTTTTTGGAAGGAGTTCTTTAAGTTGCAAGGATCACAACTTTGCATGAGCTCGGGGTACCACCCTCAGAGTGATGGACAAACTGAGGTGGTCAATAGGTGTGTTGAAACATATCTGAGGTGCTTTGTGGGAAACAAACCTAAGAATTGGGTCAAATGGTTACCATGGGCAGAGTGGAACTATAATACTTCCTATCATACTTCTTCAAAATTTACTCCATTTGAATTGGTATATGGGTACCCTCCTCCTCATGTTACTTCTTATGAGTTAGGTACTGCAAAAATGGATTCGGTGGAACAAGAGTTGATTGAGAGGGATAAGTTGCTTACCATACTCAGGTCTAACTTAGCAATGGCTCAGAATCGAATGGCAGTTCATGCAAACAAGAAAAGGACTGAGAGAGAGTTTTCTGTTGGTGACTTAGTCTATCTCAAGCTACTGCCATATCAGTTGCAAACATTGGCTTCACATGCTTATCACAAGCTACACCCTCGATACTACAGTCCTTATGAGGTCTTGGATAGAGTAGGACCTGTTGCTTACAAACTCAAACTACCTGAGGGAACAAAAATCCATCCTGTTTTTCATGTCAGCTGCCTCAAGAGGCACATGGGAAATGTGGATTCACCCATAACAGCTCTGCCAACACTGACAGATGAAGCTCAGATGCGGGACTCTCATCCATCAGATGCTCCTTTGGCAATAATTGCCAGGAGAATTTACAAGAAGGAAGACAAGGCAGGTGTTCAGTTGCTAGTACAGTGGGTTGGACAAGAAGAGAGCACAGCTACTTGGGAGGATTATGATGATTTTCATGCCAGATTCCCAACATTTCAGCTCTGAAACCTTGTGGACAAGGTTGATTTTAAGGAGGGAGTGATGTTAGGAAATGCATTTTATTCCTTTTGTTGTAATTTCAGTTTAGTAAATAAAAGGGTTTGTCCTTTAGTGAGTGGTTATGTAATGGAATGCTGAGTTGGCATTTCTGAGTGGAAAGGCTACTTAAATGGAGCAATGGCCTCATTGCTCCTCAGACTAATATTTGAGTATTATTAATTGAAAGTCACACGAGTTTCTTGCTCGTCTTCTACCTCTTCCACTCCATATCTTCCTTGCTACATTGTACAGGTTGAGCAGGTTCTTAACAATTTGATCAACTTTAGATAAATAGATTTTCATAGTTTTGAATATGTGATTGTGAAAGCATAACTAGTCAGGTCAAACAGAAAAACGATAATCGTCATTTATTATTCAGAACTCTCTTAAGTtctatttttctctctattACTTTTTTACTTAAGAATCAGAGGCTCGTTGGTAGACACAATATATTTCTAAGTAAAAGGGGGAAGATTTGTGAAATCTAATCCATTCATCGGCAAAGGAATAAAGGAATGGAAAACGGTATCTCTTATTCCCATAGTACTTGTGAGTCCACTTGTGGcaaaagagaaaggagagacTGGTTCTTAATTGTGCTTGTAAGTTGTACGATTGAAAAAGACCCATAAAAAGAGCATCAAATTTGTCTAGTGGTATAGAATAGTTGGGGACACCCTTTTATGTCTTTCGGGTGACACATTATAATCACCTTTGGCAGGACGCTTTTATGaattattaatattaataaGACAAAGATTAGTGCTAAGAATGCTACTATGCAAACTTTCATTATACAATGTAAGTAAATTATTTTTAGACTTACTAAACCATGGTTCAATCAATATTTGTTGATATTAAActaatatatttgtatatatttgtatatatttatatatacatatatattatgtttcATGGGATCGGGCCTCCATTTTCCAGTTCATCTCCAAAGCAATCAGCCACAGCTACCTTCTGCACATTCTTGTAAGAATAACGCCGAGCCGCGAAAACATAAACACACAGATTTGCTGCTGCCATGCAAGCCAGGAGCCAATAAAACCTGTCCAACCTACTGTTGTTCAAATCCTTACCTAACCAACTCTTCCCTCCATTGTCCGTGATGTGATCAACGGCCGTGATCACAAAGCTGCTAACGAAGTTCCCAGCTCCGATCACACTGAGGTAAAAAGCAATGCCTAAGCTTCTCATGGAGTCCGGGACTCGGTCGTAAAATACTCCTGCAACCCCACAAGGGCCACAAGAGTAAACCCATCTCCAAACCCAATGATCAGGAATTGTGGTGCCAACCACCACACGCTCATGGAATGCGAACCCTTTATTGGATCACTTTTGACAAACCTATTGTTTTTCAAGGATTGAATTGTATTATATCTCATGAGTTCTTTTACATTTGTACAGCAATATATAAGAGGATTAACCTCTTGCTTTACGCCACAACAGGTGGCTTGGGAGAAATAAACAATAGCCCCTTGAATTAAGGGAAAAGGTTGATAGGAAAAAGTTGACAGTTGACACCCTTGAATTAAGGAAGTTGTCTGGCTTAGGGAAAATAAACAATAGCCCCTTGAATTAAGGGAAAAGGTTGATAGGAAAAAGTTGACAGGACAACTTCCGActtccaatactccccctcaagctggatccaaAAGGTTTATGGATCCAAGCTTGGATAGAAGCCGTTGAAACTGATGAGAAGCCAATGGCTTGGTGAAAATGTCGGCCAGTTGGTCGAAGCTTCGTGTATACCGTGTCTGAATTACCTGCGACTGCACCTGTGCCCGAACGAAATGACAGTCAACCTCAATGTGTTTCATTCTCTCGTGGAACACGGGGTTAGATGCTATATGCATGGCTGCCTGATTGTCACAGAATAAGGACATAGGAAGAGTTGCAGGAAACCCTAAATCACACAGAAGACCCTTGAGCCAGATCAACTCATACGCAGTGGAAGCCATTGCACGGTACTCAGCTTCTGCACTGGATCTGGCGATAACAGTTTGCTTTTTACTTTTCCAGGTGACCAAGTTTCCACCGACAAATGTACAGTAGCCGGAGGTGGACTTACGATCGATTGCGttgcctgcccaatcagcatcacaaTACCCTACGACTTGAGTGTTGTCATTCTTCTGCATGATGATACCACAACCCACTGAACCTTTTAAGTAGCGTAAGATCCGTTTAACCAGAGTCAAATGTTCAAGAGTCGGGGAGTGCATGAATTGGCTCACAAGACTTACAGAATAGGTGATGTCGGGTCTGGTGATTGTGAGATAGATCAATTTTCCAACCAATCGCTGATAATGGGTGATATCAGTGAGTGGCGTGCCCTTCAAGCTAGGTTTTTGCTTACTGTCAAGATGAGTGGTGGCTGGGTTAGCATCGCTCATGTTAGCATCCTTGAGCAAATCCAAGACATACTTTCTTTGGTTAAGAAACAGTCCCTTGTGTGAGGTTGCCACTTCTATACCAAGAAAGTACTTCAATATCCCAAGGTCTTTAATTGCAAATCTTTGTCTGAGAGACTGTTTGAGAGTGGAGATCTCGTCAGTATTATCAGCCGTAATTATcagatcatcaacataaatcagCACAACCAATGTGCCCATAGCTCATGTGCAAACAAATAGTGAGGAATCGGCGTTGCTGCTTTTGAAACCAATACTAGTGAGAACTGAGCTCAGTTTGGCATACCAAGCTCGTGGGGACTGCTTTAGGCCATAAATGGCTTTGTGCGATCTGCACACCACATTCGGTTCATTGCTTTGTGGATGCCCTGGTGGCAATTTCATATAGACTTCTTCTTTGAGATCACCGTGCAAGAATGcgttcttcacgtccatttggtaCATGGACCATCCTTTGTTTACAGCTACAGACAATAGCACTCTtactgtgttcattttggccaCAGGTGCAAACGTTTCTTTGTAATCCACCTCGAATGTTTGAGTGAATCCCCGAGCCACCAGTCTTGCTTTATGTCTCTCAATTGAACCATCTGACTTGAATTTGAGTTTATAAATCCATTTGCAACCCACTGCTTTCTTGCCTGTTGGAAGTTTGGTGATGCTCCAAGTATTATGTTGATCTAGAGCTTttaagttcttcttgcattgccTCTTTCCACACCTCTTGGCTGTTGGCCTCATGGAAATTCTGAGGCTCCTGGTAACTGGATATAGTGCTTAGGAATGCAGCATAATCCGGTGTCACTCTCTTGTATGACACACAATTGGAGATGGGATGTGTGGGTTTGTACATGACAAAATCCTGAAGTCTTGTGGGAGTTTTTCTAACACGCATTAGATTGCGTCGAGGAGCTGGAAGAGTTGTTTCACTCTCGTTCGCATCATCTTGATTGTCACAATTGTCATGCAGTGTATCCTCAAAGTGAGACCCTTCATTGCTATCTTCATTGGGAAAAGCATCAACGTTGACATAACTGAGCTCGCGTTGTTGTGGTCCCTCCAGTTCAATTCTTGGTAGTGGGAACACATCCAAGATGCCATCCCCTTGGGCTGTGATTTCACTTGACTTGCTGAAAAAAAGGTTAGTTTCATGAAATCGCACATCTTTGGACACAATCAATCTCCTTAGTTGGGGATTATAACACTTATATCCTTTTTGTGTAGAGgaataaccaagaaaaatacatttggcAGCTCTAGGATCTAATTTATCTCGGTTAAGAGATTGAACATGCACAAAACAGATGCAGCCAAACACTCTAAGATGTGAGAGGTCAATTTTCCTTCCTTTCATGACCTCGAGTGGAGACTTGAATTCCAAGACTCGGCTGGGTAATCTATTGATGATATATGCAGCTGCCATAACACCTTGAGACCAAAATCTCTTTGGTACATTCATTTGTAACATTAGTGCTCTTGTTTTTTCAAGTAGGTCACGGTTTTTGCGTTCGGATACACCATTTTTTTGAGGTGTTCCAACACAACTTGTTTGATGCATGATGCCATGAGTGCTCAAATATTGTTTCATGATATGGGACATATATTCGGTGCCATTGTCAGACCGTAAGGTTTGAATTTGAGAGGAGAAATGGTTTTTAACAAGGTTATGAAAGTCCTTAAAAACTTCCATAACTTCATTCTTAGACTTTAAGAGATATAACCATGTGACTCGAGAGAAGTCATccacaaaaatcacaaaatatttATAGCCATCAAATGATTCACTAGTTGGTCCCCATACATCTGAATGAACTAGTTCAAAACACTTACTAGTTCTAGACAAGGAAGAGTTAAAAGGTAATCGAGTGGATTTAGACAAGTGGCATGTTTCACATGAAATAGCATCCTTTCCTAAGTTTGGAAATAAAGTTGACAAAATGGGTGAAGAAGGATGAGCTAAACGTTGATGCCATAATTGATTATCTTGAATGGAGTTGAGCTTGGCTTGAAACCCTCTCGGATTGCTCTTTGATATGTAATAGAGACCATCTAAATAAAACCCTTCACCAATCGTCTTCTTGGTGGCACAATCCTGAAAGATAACATTGTGAGGAGAAAAAATGGCTAAGCAATTCAAGGTATTTGTGATCTTTCCCACAGATAGAAGTTGAAATGGGAAAGAAGGAACATATAAAGCCATTGATTCAATTTCGTCtgacattaattttattttttcctttcctaAGACCTTTACATTCTCACCATTTGCAATTGAAACTTGAGAAgggtttgcaaatttttcaaattttttagacTTAGACACATGATTGGTCATATGATCTGTGGCACCCGAATCTACAACCCAAAAATCATGCAACATATTTATTTTAAGAGCAGTTTTAAAGGCTTTCATGATACCTTGCATGTCCTCTTGGGGTATTGGTTTCGTGTCTGCCAAGAACCCTGCAAACTTGCCGAGCAATGCCGTCGAGTTCCATTCTTCTATGTTATCAACACGATCACTTCCAGCACCTCCTTTCTTGCTTTGAAGATACGACATAAACTCATTCATGAGTTCAGCTGGATTCGCTGTGAAGTTCTTGAGTGGATCTGGCCCATTGGAGGTGGAGGTAGACGCATGATTCGCTCGATGTGGAGTACGGTTCATCCTTTGCACACCCTTGTTGTCCTTCATGAACTCAGGCTTTAACTCTGGGTGTAAAATCCAGCATGTGTCTTTGACGTGACCCGTATTATTGCAGTGTTGACACTTCAAGTTCGGATGCTTTTCTTTGTACTTCTTTTCGTTGGTTATATATGCCCTAGCCTCAGGTACACTAGTTGTTGTACCCATGTTCATGACTTTCCTCTTTACTTCCTCTCGTTGAATCGTCGCACACACACTGGTGAAGGAAGGAAGCTCAGTGTTCATGAGTATGTGACATCGAAGGTCTTCATACGTTGAATCAAGACTGGACAAGAGTTGAAATATCTTGTCTTCTTCTGCTCTCTTTCATAGCAGTGCTGCATCGGTTGTATGAGGGCGATAGATTtccaactcattccacatgCTTTTCATGCTTCCTAGGAGTTGCACAAACGGTTTGCCATCTTGCTGCAGATCGGAGATGTCCTTCTTTAATTGGAAGACCCGTGCAGCATTGTTTTGGCTGCCATACATTTCCTTGACTGCTTCCCATAGCTGGTACGAGGATTCTGAGTAGCTGAATATTTCAGCTAATTTACGTTCCATGGAATTCAAGAGCCATGACATAACCAGCTGATCCTTGCTAAGCCAGGATTCATAGTTTGGTGATGAAGCATCAGGTACTTTGATGCTTCCATTTATGAACCCCAGCTTGGACCTTCCACCTAGCGCCAAGGACACAGCTCTCGACCAAGGTAAGTAATTAAACTCATTCAACACGACTAAGCTTAATCTTTGATTTGGGTTGACGTCCACCTCATGTACGTTCATGGAGGAAGGCACCAGTGAGCTTTCAGCTTCGGATATTAGCGGATTGTCTTCAGACATTTTGAGGGTTGAACACGCTCGGATAGCAGTATAGCAGACGCAGGTTAAttttcctgctctgataccatattgttTTTCAAGGATTGAATTGTATTATATCTCATGAGTTCTTTTACATTTGTACAGCAATATATAAGAGGATTAACCTCTTGCTTTACGCCACAACAGGTGGCTTGGGAGAAATAAACAATAGCCCCTTGAATTAAGGGAAAAGGTTGATAGGAAAAAGTTGACAGTTGACACCCTTGAATTAAGGAAGTTGTCTGGCTTAAGGAAAATAAACAATAGCCCCTTGAATTAAGGGAAAAGGTTGATAGGAAAAAGTTGACAGGACAACTTCCGACTTCCAATAAAACCCTAGTAGTTTCTTCTCCACCAGGGCAGCTGCTACCATCGTAGCGATGGAGAAAATCATTCCGATTCCAATCCTTTGGAGAATGTTGATTCCTCTTTCGTTTCCGGTTGTCCTTCTCAGAATCGGGACGAGGAGTTTTTCTTATATCGTGACGGAGGCGATAATTCCAATGGCTGCGAGTGCGAAGATTGAGGCAGGGGGGACCTCGAAACCATTTGCAACCTCTCTGTTCATGGTGGCACCTTGTTTGATGAAGTATGTGGAGGATTGTGCCACACACACTCCAAATGGTAGAGTCGCTAGCCAAATTGGGATCAAGTTGAGAACAAATTTCATCTTCTCCACCTTGGTCACAGTTGCTAGTCTCCAAGGGCTTGGATTCTCAGCCAAGTTTTGTGCGCTTATGATCACCGCCTTGTCAAGAAATCTGAAACACATGATGCCAAGAAATTTTTGTTCATACAACATGTTTGTTAGTGACTAAATTGTGCAAAATTAACAGTTTAATAATGTCAAATGTCAAATTAATAGTCAAATAACTGAGGGTGGAAAAAAAATACCGAATATTCCAAACTGAACTGAAAAAATCCCGAAACCGAACCCAAAAAATACcaaaccaaaaatcccaaaaattttggTACACAATATACCGAACCGATCCCGAACTTTCGGTACGGGATTCGGTCTCACATTTTCATTCGTTCGGTAATCCCAAACCAatccaaaataaaatatatatatatatatatattatttaattttaaatatatatttggaattGTAACAGCCGTCGgatttggttgagatttaatctcaaccgttgAATACAAATCAAAGTTCAAACCCTCAGAGAACTCAACTCAGtcactctttctctttgtctctcgaCTCGACCTCACCTCAGACAACCTCACCACCCTCCTCGACCTCACCTCAGAATCCGGCCACACCCACATCACACAAGTGACTCACCTctctgatctctctctctctctctcgacttcTCATCCCTCAGACCCTCATTGTGGAGGAGCCTTCCTTCACAGCACATAGGCAAAGCCACAGCCACCGACGCCGCTTGcctctctgctctctctctctctctctctctctctctctctctctctctctctctctctctctctctctctctctacttcttcatCCAGTTTCCAGTGCACTGTGCACCGATTCTCCCTCAAATCAAGtaaattttggaattaatttagggtttgtgaaatttagattagggtttgtgaaatctagattagggtttgtgaaatttagTACTTGGAACTGATATGGAGGTAGAAGATATGTAATGGTTGAACAATagtattagaaattttagtgATTCTACCCTCTGAACATGTTCTTCTCATCAATGTTCAGAACTTTTTGCGGATATGTGATTTTCATTTGCTTTGTATTCAGAAGGATGAGTCTTTTTACACTATAATTATCAATCTTGGTAATCTGATTCCTATTGGCAGCTGAATTATAAAAAGGAAATGGGGTGGAAGCTACAAGTTGGTTTGTTCTCAAATATAAGAAACAGGAAAGAAAGTCTATATGAATATGGAAACAACACCAATATATTGGTCTCTGTTCTTTAATTTCATTTCCAGCAGCTATTTTGA
Proteins encoded in this region:
- the LOC126593602 gene encoding uncharacterized protein LOC126593602, whose product is MNTELPSFTSVCATIQREEVKRKVMNMGTTTSVPEARAYITNEKKYKEKHPNLKCQHCNNTGHVKDTCWILHPELKPEFMKDNKGVQRMNRTPHRANHASTSTSNGPDPLKNFTANPAELMNEFMSYLQSKKGGAGSDRVDNIEEWNSTALLGKFAGFLADTKPIPQEDMQGLCHQEDDW